Genomic window (Deinococcus cellulosilyticus NBRC 106333 = KACC 11606):
CCAGGATTTGAAGGCCAGACTGCTCTGCCCCAAAGGGGCACACTGGGCTCATCCAGCTGCGGGCTTTGACCTTCTGCCTTACGTGCAGGGCAAACTCACCGATTTGACCATCCTGGAACTGGAACAGGAAATCGAGCTGGAATGCCAGAACGATGCCCGTGTCCGCACTGCTGACTGCCAGGTCACTGTGCTGGGTCCCGGACGCTTCCAGGTTCAGGTCACCGTGACCCTCACGGACCAGACCCTGCTGGAATTTGGTCTGATGATGGGAGCCCTGGCATGACCATCGACAAGGTGCAGTTTGCTGTGCCACTC
Coding sequences:
- a CDS encoding DUF2590 family protein, yielding MIQDLLWENGDIVLDSRGQPVMISDADVVIQDLKARLLCPKGAHWAHPAAGFDLLPYVQGKLTDLTILELEQEIELECQNDARVRTADCQVTVLGPGRFQVQVTVTLTDQTLLEFGLMMGALA